From a region of the Sminthopsis crassicaudata isolate SCR6 chromosome 6, ASM4859323v1, whole genome shotgun sequence genome:
- the AIP gene encoding AH receptor-interacting protein — MADLIKKLRAEGIEKRVVQEGTGELPDFQDGTKATFHFRTLRSDEEGAVIDDSRQRGKPMELILGKQFKLPVWETIVRSMRPGEVAEFLCDVKHVVLYPLVSKSLRNIAAGKDPLEGQRHCCGIAQMQEHSSLGHADLDELQQRPQPLIFHIEMIKVEAPGTYQQDPWAMSDEEKMKAVPLIHEEGNRLYREGRIKEASVKYYDAIACLKNLQMKEQPGSADWIQLDLQITPLLLNYCQCKLVAQEYYEVLDHCSSILNKYEDNVKAYFKRGKAHAAVWNAQEAQADFAKVLQLQPALGPVVSRELRELQQRLRQKDLEDKARFQGIFS, encoded by the exons gccACCTTCCATTTCCGGACCCTGCGCAGCGACGAGGAGGGAGCGGTCATCGATGACAGCCGCCAGCGGGGGAAGCCCATGGAGCTCATCCTGGGCAAGCAGTTCAAGCTGCCCGTGTGGGAGACCATCGTGCGCAGCATGCGGCCCGGGGAGGTGGCCGAGTTCCTGTGCGACGTCAAG CACGTGGTCCTGTACCCGCTGGTATCAAAGAGTCTCCGTAACATCGCGGCGGGCAAGGACCCCCTGGAGGGCCAGCGGCATTGCTGCGGCATCGCCCAGATGCAGGAGCACAGCTCCCTGGGCCACGCCGACCTGGACGAGCTGCAGCAGCGCCCCCAGCCCCTCATCTTCCACATAGAAATGATCAAG GTCGAGGCTCCGGGCACGTACCAGCAGGACCCGTGGGCCATGAGCGACGAGGAGAAGATGAAGGCTGTCCCCCTGATCCACGAGGAGGGCAACCGCCTATACCGGGAGGGGCGCATCAAGGAGGCCTCCGTCAAGTACTACGACGCCATCGCCTGCCTCAAGAACCTGCAGATGAAG GAGCAGCCCGGCTCTGCCGACTGGATCCAGCTGGACCTGCAGATCACGCCGCTGCTGCTCAACTACTGCCAGTGCAAGCTGGTGGCCCAGGAGTACTACGAGGTTCTGGATCACTGCTCCTCCATCCTCAATAAGTACGAGG ACAACGTGAAGGCCTATTTCAAGCGGGGCAAGGCCCATGCGGCCGTGTGGAACGCGCAGGAGGCGCAGGCCGACTTCGCCAAAGTGCTGCAGCTGCAGCCGGCGCTGGGCCCGGTGGTGAGCCGCGAGCTGCGGGAGCTGCAGCAGCGGCTGCGCCAGAAGGACCTGGAGGACAAGGCCCGCTTCCAGGGCATCTTCTCGTGA